A genomic stretch from Octopus sinensis linkage group LG14, ASM634580v1, whole genome shotgun sequence includes:
- the LOC118760837 gene encoding transmembrane protein DDB_G0274347-like: protein MNASYIILCALAILVVEASTTPSEKKNETTTSKQPKQDYDIFGMALRGYYKDDDDDDDEDDDHHHDNSKNNNNNDTKYGGWENRWISGSGSTTDNQKSKAGAGDKSRQMTPVEETLTKSLYAKFVAYEKMAESYELLGLGVKLKHILVHDALN, encoded by the exons ATGAATGCCAGCTATATCATTCTCTGTGCTCTAGCGATCCTTGTGGTGGAAGCCAGCACCACTCCATCGGAGAAGAAGAACG AAACAACAACTAGTAAGCAACCCAAGCAAGACTACGATATATTCGGAATGGCACTGAGAGGCTattacaaagatgatgatgacgacgatgatgaagatgatgaccaccaccacgataatagtaaaaataataataataacgacactAAGTATGGCGGATGGGAAAATAGATGGATAAGTGGTTCTGGCTCGACGACAGACAATCAAAAATCGAAAGCTGGTGCAGGAGACAAATCACGACAAATGACACCTGTCGAAGAAACGTTGACGAAATCGTTGTATGCTAAGTTTGTGGCGTACGAGAAAATGGCCGAATCTTATGAATTGCTAGGATTAGGTGTGAAATTGAAACACATCCTTGTACATGATGCTCTTAACTAA
- the LOC115219157 gene encoding uncharacterized protein LOC115219157, giving the protein MNSLCVVFCFLAVSVVTSDAFNFIGGYGGDKKSDKHPHHDNFFTDIGRDIGRFWGGLFKHKKPHHEDDDAAEKKSSWKGSLPKSSDSQNMEAILTKSMYAQFKAYAMMADAYKLLGNSVKLQREALMDMNDSGPAENSPRPPEWHR; this is encoded by the exons ATGAACTCACTATGCGTAGTATTCTGTTTTCTCGCTGTCTCTGTAGTGACATCTGATGCGTTCAACTTTATAGGTGGATATG GTGGAGACAAAAAGTCGGATAAACACCCACATCATGACAACTTCTTCACAGATATCGGTCGAGATATCGGCAGGTTCTGGGGCGGTCTATTCAAACACAAAAAACCTCACCACGAAGATGACGATGCTGCTGAAAAAAAGTCAAGCTGGAAAGGAAGTCTTCCGAAATCATCAGACAGTCAAAATATGGAGGCCATTTTGACGAAATCTATGTATGCACAGTTCAAAGCTTATGCCATGATGGCGGATGCTTATAAATTACTTGGAAACAGTGTTAAACTGCAGAGAGAGGCGTTGATGGATATGAATGACTCTGGTCCTGCTGAAAATTCACCAAGACCCCCGGAATGGCATAGATAA